One window of the Thamnophis elegans isolate rThaEle1 chromosome 6, rThaEle1.pri, whole genome shotgun sequence genome contains the following:
- the NYX gene encoding nyctalopin has translation MFILYIQVFLCICPVHSVWACVRSCPASCICTEEKSCAILCDRAGLAQIPNEFPCEAYSINLDKNSIKFLAERAFGTLPSLKSLSISHNNISFITPGAFKGLASLTELKMAHNEYIRYLHTRTFISLQRLIRLDLADCNLFNIPDRIFIELPALRELFFFQNNFRRIPGAIRGMENLTHVYLEKNKIEAVAYNSLLGLIQMKYLNLQVNRINVIHNRAFQDCQKLEYLYLNDNLISDLPKNSFDGLRHLKMLNLGGNFLKIVSNTWFQDQSELEVLYLDRNWISYIEEGAFENLTSLVYLHLNSNNLTTLPFLVFQPVYLLGRLYLFRNPWECDCKIQWLKEWMKNYGLVRDIPCASPSSVVGLDLIDVIFEKTDEGLCLNPEELNISSSTPLPMQELQSTTENKFHSLISKFLLQKGLSEEVINTTEGFSNTTLLDELINEASLGLREWHIKQIYFNIWVFFIAQALWTI, from the exons atgtttatactttatatacagg TCTTTCTTTGCATCTGCCCTGTGCATTCGGTGTGGGCTTGTGTCCGTTCCTGTCCTGCCAGTTGTATCTGCACTGAAGAGAAGAGTTGTGCCATTCTTTGTGACCGAGCTGGCCTTGCACAGATCCCTAATGAGTTTCCTTGTGAAGCATATTCTATTAACTTGGATAAAAATAGCATCAAATTCCTTGCTGAGAGAGCATTTGGTACTCTCCCGTCCCTAAAATCTCTCTCTATAAGCCATAACAACATATCATTTATTACTCCTGGTGCTTTCAAAGGGCTTGCTAGCTTAACTGAGTTAAAAATGGCCCACAATGAATACATTCGTTATCTCCATACCAGGACTTTCATTTCTCTCCAGAGGCTAATCCGATTGGATTTAGCAGACTGCAATCTTTTCAACATTCCAGACAGGATTTTTATAGAGCTTCCAGCTCTCCGagaactctttttttttcagaataatttcCGAAGGATCCCAGGAGCTATAAGAGGGATGGAGAATTTGACTCATGTTTATTTGGAGAAAAACAAGATAGAAGCTGTAGCATATAATTCACTTCTGGGCCTGATCCAGATGAAATATCTCAATCTGCAAGTCAACAGAATAAATGTCATTCACAATAGAGCTTTTCAGGATTGCCAGAAATTGGAGTACCTTTATTTAAATGACAATTTAATCAGTGACCTCCCTAAGAATTCCTTTGATGGTCTGCGGCATCTAAAGATGCTTAATCTTGGTGGCAACTTTCTCAAGATTGTCTCTAATACTTGGTTCCAGGATCAATCTGAACTGGAAGTTTTGTATTTGGACAGAAACTGGATCAGTTATATTGAGGAAGGTGCTTTTGAAAACCTCACGAGCTTGGTATATTTGCACTTGAACAGTAACAATCTAACTACGTTGCCTTTCTTAGTCTTTCAACCAGTCTACCTCCTAGGAAGACTCTACCTTTTCCGGAACCCCTGGGAGTGCGATTGCAAGATTCAGTGGCTAAAAGAGTGGATGAAGAATTATGGACTTGTGAGAGATATTCCTTGTGCTTCCCCATCTTCAGTAGTTGGCCTTGACCTAATTGATGTTATTTTTGAGAAGACAGATGAAGGTTTATGTCTTAACCCAGAAGAATTAAACATCTCTTCTTCTACGCCTCTTCCCATGCAAGAATTACAGTCGACTACAGAGAATAAATTCCACAGTCTTATCTCAAAATTTCTACTCCAGAAGGGACTTTCAGAGGAAGTGATTAACACTACAGAAGGTTTCAGCAACACTACTCTGTTAGATGAATTGATTAATGAAGCATCTTTAGGACTAAGAGAATGgcatataaaacaaatatattttaatatttgggTATTTTTTATAGCTCAAGCATTATGGACCATATAA